The following coding sequences lie in one Fundulus heteroclitus isolate FHET01 chromosome 20, MU-UCD_Fhet_4.1, whole genome shotgun sequence genomic window:
- the si:ch1073-335m2.2 gene encoding msx2-interacting protein isoform X2: MVRETRHLWVGNLPEHVREEKIVEHFKRYGRVESVKVLRKRGSEGGVAAFVDFVDIKSAQKAHNAVNKMGDRDLRTDYNEPGSVPSAVRGLEDSSPSSSRDVAGFSRGTVGPVFGPPVSLHTREGRYERRIDGSESRERAYDHSPYGHHERSGTFDRPRHYNAEYYRDRSVFATAGPGSSAIGGSFEAADPHFDSRIRDPFTLTNSTRRDLYRDDRGRRVDRAYHHHRRSRSSHSSQSRHPSPQRTAGQTSKTPHSPKRTPLSPGRGPRSRSHSRSSSSDSVSSTSSTGSGSDSNSSSSDGSRARSVQSSATHATQPCMVMDSEEPRRSFGIKVQNLPVRSTDTSLKDGLFHEFKKYGKVNSVQIHGASEDRYGLVFFRQQEDQEKALSVSKGKLFFGMLIEVTAWNGPETENENDYRPLDGRLDEFHPKATRTLFIGNLEKTTSYQQLLDIFQRFGEIVDIDIKKANGIPQYAFVQYSDISSVCKAIKKMDAEYLGNNRLKLGFGKSIPTTCVWLDGLAPNITEQYLTRHFMRYGHVVKVVFDRLKGMALILYNNTDFAQAAVRETKGWKIGGNKIKVDFASQESQNAFYRSMQASGQDIRDFYEVPTERREDRRPPYHEFTAERAYYENIRTTGLYPEDARREYAARSRERFPELEHYQGEHFDPRYHEDPRDYRDYRDPFEQDIRKYTYIQRERERERERFEADRSRWSPSHPRRAITPTISPSSSERATRDSERRVYSQSSERSGSVSSTSPLHFDKSEKTLLDHAAKSEKSAQPDRPAGAEKTKRPRRKDKTDKEKAEKSKSRKAKAQSPASQVPETEPDAGFDGGSGRGRGSDQDVQEKQKCKVEGDGLPGGQLSAALQDSAKGETNKGDVAEPDGKPKIKKHPKSVIGSDGKESSVDSDRLAARKRRFGDLGGKTVRQKRSRHEEEDGSVTSEFGPSSACAKEPDAEKHKDPQRRDARLKAEKSAAQKDGLEDLRGQREKSEGSADPAESKRQQGGASSRRVSLEGNPEQSVAREQEQNAAFKPSQNAETNKSGKGKEDHVDIDLSQSYRKQMEQNRRLHLQQQQQRESDKLKRAESLQRSEAEDLEHRSLVHEVGKPPEDVTDNFPSHKLSDQFEVEPGIKRERVYRRQKSEDPDWSGTPSPGHQVFPQHADEDFIDASLKELSRNNQKIHPELELLVKKTHNTQANKTNTPVNIVEDDQQRRWESRVKQDLLPNLNFPRGLSKNLHSRKPSDLGLWHDLEPGEVRSDSEEDRENKPLSPAPSTSVPFSERPRLDRFSDPKLAHLERNKFYSFALDQTITPDTKALLERAKSLSSSREDNWSFLDYDSHFVNFRSQKDTEKVESAPRPTPSWYMKKKKIRSGSEDKLDDRKEEPKPEEHERRELFASRFLHSAVFELDSRRLQHLERKYEELEHMLNQQAGQQGAEGEPETGPVVLFHSRFLELTQLQQQKNKSQQLQEDKASAACTDEIKEEKPSDPEQPAPRSNDKPECGMEAEIKPVSPVEQVVPEPRLPPNPVTPSVIKDTPPIDQKCTLPNPPADVSPPVSFTKEEIKEEVKESEAVSPTPHPPTEALKPEPAPEAVPETKLSGEKLEFLAEEAKPQVAEQTHGPVPHEESASGPEPELEPEASQPEVPAAASGQIQARLAEEADVAKEEPLSTCQTAEESEGEKKVEVGKEQPSVAGDAVDEQISFQKENKTKETKAKKGRQSPAQVPLTPISVSEKQATRKSERIDKDKLKRGSSPRAETKSTAKSPTPGSELDHLEQSLPISRARTRRNVKSVYATPVDDDAPGRGKDVTESPRSGRKRATEKEAAAHGTEPDAPAPAPAKQRGRPPKNRKQPEEISAAKAEKMKTDNKDADSNDSESGERISRVAKGKTSPHLMKGSSNPVPSAPGGKKGDKAEAGDESQRKATDADGLSSQHSSDSGKDSSAKSDAKKGEKEKLGAEPSTDKDDKTCEGKSNGREADAPVAEEKLLPEKDKTPRGKIRSSPVLKDLQIRINIAEVKELLQLGDEEFGNQEDSSKEARAGEPEELNECPDEEKQDAEPAKSSFSQERELEQAVENIAKLTEPAFPTEPSTPPVPPAEVKGHPEEEKPCNPASETELMAAIDSIKTEDPGEALPAAAPLCPQPEIHEFVQPGKAEEPETATQEEPVLSNTPKKGNKGRPRTPKRSKAPKHARKDVKEDPPLSEELPAPLAESAASDVKTTCEKPPSAAAAAVITPTTWKPEAEPPAVKAAAQMESASSVEEQTAAVKPAPPQAKSPVYPKPQQLPADCASPSPASNRQNLRAVQTSRAPASPPDWRHPPKDACVPSAHIVSAAAKEGQPAAAAAADSNSKELDHGTSDLRQILMKPKSISNPGGSSAPSSLPGLREQNPSESNPAITAAIQSSSPLTADGKTHPPAPVVRTPPAEAKSVISVIASTATSVISRVCNPPESEEKAMLNSGNPPMDVAVQKTAYRPCKDDGGPAFSAGSCSGLRVNTSEGVVVLSHSGQKTEGPLRISAKISQIPQATAGDIESQQLVSIPQIKQDVYGHAQSGHQKGASQADHGHPGKPLSSIKQESSGLEKMDPGYQSQGVVKRLPQGNQQGMAYHQDYLSLKHQKKMESVDPHGNDGAKPPWTSAISPAISPHLPSPPGNHVAFVTAAGERAPSHLGGIKQEPRSPRKSGHPHPTFSKVSSPLGSSSPKGIPVMLSSALNPMQQYISGVHHPEQSVIMPPHNVPGGLGRMSPHCVSQSIPVGHLVQGDVRVNTPPLSVMNYVHGEQLASPWSGSMQQRSSSPQAVGRDKVLKVNHGSMRTHEGEQDESRHFHQAARPSAALPSETRGPLRTNVPLETLMAQREMHVHLHQHGETLPPALSPRPHILAKSVSEKDMKSLDAKRPHSPLPKDGMMGIRQSGAAIASPQRVSLMQPGGSFSEYSSMYPNRMHAQIPDTSVGHGQPPLNVTPSMGANLQPKPDGKMTQPANMVQLLTKYPIVWQGLLALKNDTAAVQLHFVCGNQALTHRSLPVQEGGALLRIVQRMRLEASQLESVARRMTGDSDYCLLLALPCGRDQEDVINQTQALKSAFINYLQAKLAAGIINIPNPGSNQPAYVLQIFPPCEFSESHLSQLAPDLLNRISSISPHLMIVITSV, from the exons CTCAGAAAGCCGTGAACGTGCATACGATCACAGCCCATATGGCCACCACGAGCGCAGTGGGACTTTTGACAGACCACGTCACTACAACGCCGAATATTACCGCGATCGCTCCGTCTTTGCCACCGCCGGCCCCGGCAGCAGTGCCATCGGAGGGAGCTTTGAGGCAGCAGACCCACATTTTGACTCTAGAATACGAGACCCGTTTACTCTTACCAATTCGACACGGCGCGACCTCTACAGAGACGATAGAGGGCGGCGGGTCGATCGGGCTTATCACCACCACCGTCGAAGCAGGTCGTCTCATTCCTCCCAGTCGAGGCACCCGTCTCCCCAACGGACAGCAGGGCAGACCTCAAAAACGCCCCATTCTCCTAAAAGAACGCCTTTGTCCCCTGGAAGAGGCCCCAGATCGAGATCTCACAGCAGATCTTCGAGCTCGGACTCAGtgagcagcaccagcagcacaGGCAGCGGCAG CGATTCAAACAGCAGCTCCAGCGATGGTTCCCGGGCGCGCTCCGTTCAGTCATCGGCGACGCATGCGACCCAGCCATGCATGGTGATGGATTCTGAAGAGCCACGGAGGAGCTTTGGAATAAAAGTGCAAAACTTACCAGTTCGCTCCACAG ATACAAGTCTAAAAGATGGACTCTTCCACGAATTCAAGAAATACGGGAAAGTGAATTCGGTGCAGATCCACGGCGCATCAGAGGACCGCTATGGCTTAGTGTTCTTCAGGCAGCAGGAGGATCAGGAGAAAGCCCTCAGTGTCTCCAAGGGGAAGCTGTTCTTTGGGATGCTTATCGAGGTTACTGCCTGGAATGGTCCTG AAACTGAGAATGAAAACGACTACAGGCCTTTAGACGGACGCCTAGACGAGTTCCACCCCAAGGCTACGAGGACGCTGTTCATAGGCAATCTGGAAAAGACCACCAGCTATCAGCAACTTCTTGACATTTTTCAGCGCTTTGGAGAAATTGTT GATATTGACATCAAGAAAGCAAATGGGATTCCTCAGTATGCCTTTGTCCAGTATTCTGACATTAGCAGCGTTTGCAAAGCCATAAAGAAAATGGATGCAGAATATCTGGGCAACAACAGACTTAAG CTCGGGTTTGGAAAGAGTATACCAACCACATGCGTTTGGCTGGATGGTCTGGCCCCCAACATCACAGAGCAGTATCTCACACGGCATTTCATGCGCTATGGGCATGTAGTTAAA GTTGTATTTGATCGACTAAAAGGAATGGCCCTCATCTTGTACAATAACACGGATTTTGCTCAGGCAGCTGTGAGGGAGACCAAAGGCTGGAAGATTGGCGGTAATAAAATTAAG GTTGATTTTGCGAGTCAGGAAAGCCAGAATGCATTTTACCGCTCAATGCAGGCCTCCGGTCAAGACATCAGAGACTTCTATGAAGTTCCAACAGAACGGCG GGAGGACCGCAGACCTCCTTATCACGAGTTTACAGCAGAGAGGGCTTACTACGAGAACATAAGAACCACGGGCCTTTATCCAGAAGATGCTCGCAGGGAGTACGCTGCACGCAGCAGAGAGCGCTTTCCCGAGCTGGAACATTATCAGGGGGAACACTTTGATCCGCGTTATCACGAAGATCCACGGGACTACAGGGACTACAGAGACCCGTTCGAGCAAGACATCAGGAAATACACCTACATTCAGAGAGAGCGAGAACGAGAGCGGGAGCGATTCGAGGCTGACCGCAGCAGGTGGAGCCCGTCTCATCCGCGGCGAGCCATCACTCCCACGATATCCCCGTCTTCGTCCGAGCGTGCCACCAGAGACTCGGAGCGACGCGTTTACAGCCAGTCCTCCGAGAGGAGCGGCAGCGTGAGCTCCACGTCGCCCCTGCATTTCGACAAGTCCGAAAAGACCCTGCTCGACCACGCCGCGAAGAGCGAGAAGAGCGCGCAGCCCGATCGCCCGGCAGGGGCCGAGAAAACCAAGCGTCCGAGGCGGAAAGATAAAACCGACAAAGAAAAGGCCGAAAAGAGTAAATCGAGGAAAGCAAAGGCTCAGTCGCCGGCCAGCCAAGTCCCAGAAACGGAGCCGGACGCCGGTTTTGACGGAGGGTCTGGACGAGGGAGGGGATCCGACCAAGACGTTcaggagaaacagaaatgtaaggTGGAAGGAGACGGTCTGCCTGGAGGCCAGTTATCAGCCGCTCTGCAGGACTCTGCTAAAGGCGAAACAAACAAAGGGGATGTCGCAGAGCCGGACGGAAAACCCAAAATCAAAAAACACCCCAAGTCTGTCATTGGGAGCGACGGGAAAGAGTCATCGGTGGATTCGGACCGCCTCGCTGCGAGAAAGAGGCGCTTCGGGGATCTAGGTGGCAAGACTGTTCGTCAGAAAAGGAGCCGACACGAGGAGGAGGACGGCAGTGTGACGTCGGAGTTTGGGCCGAGTAGCGCTTGTGCGAAAGAGCCGGACGCAGAGAAGCACAAAGATCCTCAGCGACGAGATGCACGactcaaagcagaaaaaagtgCCGCTCAAAAGGACGGACTAGAGGATCTCAGAGGACAAAGGGAGAAATCCGAAGGGTCTGCAGACCCGGCGGAGTCAAAACGGCAGCAAGGAGGCGCCTCGTCCAGAAGGGTCTCGCTGGAGGGGAATCCAGAGCAGAGCGTCGCTAGAGAGCAAGAGCAAAATGCTGCGTTCAAACCCAGCCAGAATGCGGAAACTAATAAAAGCGGCAAAGGTAAGGAGGACCACGTTGACATCGACCTCTCTCAGAGCTACCGCAAGCAGATGGAGCAGAACAGACGTCTgcacctgcagcagcaacagcagcggGAGTCCGACAAACTCAAACGGGCAGAAAGTCTCCAAAGGAGCGAAGCGGAGGACCTGGAACATCGGAGTCTCGTGCACGAAGTGGGCAAACCCCCCGAGGACGTCACGGATAATTTCCCCTCCCACAAGCTCTCCGACCAGTTCGAAGTGGAGCCCGGGATAAAGAGAGAGCGCGTCTACAGGAGGCAGAAAAGCGAAGATCCCGACTGGAGCGGCACGCCCTCACCGGGGCACCAGGTCTTCCCTCAGCACGCCGACGAGGACTTCATCGACGCCTCCCTGAAGGAGCTGAGTCGCAACAATCAGAAGATCCACCCAGAGCTCGAGCTTTTGGTGAAAAAGACTCACAACACGCAGGCGAACAAAACCAACACGCCTGTAAACATTGTGGAGGATGATCAGCAGAGGAGGTGGGAGAGCAGAGTTAAACAAGACTTACTGCCCAACCTGAACTTTCCCAGAGGCTTAAGTAAAAACCTTCACAGCCGCAAGCCTTCGGATTTGGGCCTTTGGCACGACTTGGAGCCCGGGGAGGTGAGGTCGGACTCCGAGGAGGACAGAGAGAACAAACCTCTCTCCCCTGCTCCCTCCACGTCCGTGCCTTTTTCCGAGAGGCCGAGGCTCGATAGGTTCTCAGACCCCAAGCTGGCGCACCTCGAAAGAAACAAGTTCTACTCCTTCGCTCTGGACCAGACCATCACGCCGGACACGAAGGCTCTCCTCGAGCGGGCCAAGTCTCTCTCGTCGTCTCGCGAGGACAACTGGTCCTTCTTGGATTACGATTCCCACTTTGTGAACTTCCGGAGCCAGAAAGACACGGAGAAAGTGGAGTCGGCGCCGCGGCCCACTCCCTCCTGgtacatgaagaagaagaagatacGGAGCGGGTCCGAGGACAAGCTGGATGACAGGAAGGAGGAGCCCAAGCCGGAGGAACACGAACGCCGGGAGCTGTTCGCCTCGCGGTTCCTTCACAGCGCCGTGTTCGAGCTGGACTCCAGGCGGCTCCAGCACCTGGAGCGCAAATACGAAGAGCTGGAGCACATGCTGAACCAGCAGGCCGGTCAGCAGGGGGCCGAGGGGGAACCCGAGACCGGCCCGGTCGTCCTCTTTCACAGTCGCTTCCTGGAGCTCacgcagctgcagcagcaaaaaaacaagagccagcagctgcaggaggacAAAGCGAGCGCGGCGTGCACGGACgaaattaaagaggaaaaaccGTCCGATCCGGAACAACCGGCTCCACGGTCAAACGACAAGCCAGAATGTGGCATGGAGGCAGAAATCAAACCCGTCAGTCCCGTCGAACAGGTTGTTCCTGAGCCAAGACTCCCTCCTAATCCTGTTACTCCGTCTGTGATCAAAGACACGCCTCCTATAGATCAAAAATGCACGTTGCCAAATCCGCCCGCCGACGTAAGCCCGCCTGTGTCTTTTACAAAAGAGGAGATAAAGGAGGAGGTAAAAGAAAGTGAAGCCGTCTCACCGACGCCTCACCCACCAACCGAGGCCCTAAAACCTGAACCGGCGCCTGAAGCGGTTCCTGAAACGAAGCTTTCTGGGGAGAAGCTGGAGTTTCTTGCTGAGGAGGCAAAACCTCAGGTTGCAGAACAAACACACGGCCCGGTTCCTCACGAAGAGTCGGCCAGCGGTCCAGAGCCAGAGCTGGAACCAGAGGCGTCGCAACCAGAAGTGCCTGCTGCAGCCAGCGGTCAGATTCAGGCCCGCCTCGCCGAGGAGGCGGACGTGGCCAAGGAAGAGCCTCTCTCCACGTGTCAGACCGCCGAAGAGTCAGAAGGAGAGAAGAAAGTTGAAGTTGGCAAAGAGCAACCATCTGTTGCTGGCGACGCCGTTGACGAGCAGATCTCCttccagaaagaaaacaagacgAAAGAGACGAAGGCTAAAAAAGGCCGGCAGTCTCCCGCTCAGGTCCCTCTAACGCCCATCTCCGTTTCCGAGAAGCAAGCCACGCGCAAGAGCGAGCGCATCGACAAAGACAAGCTGAAGCGCGGCTCGTCCCCAAGAGCCGAAACCAAGTCCACCGCCAAGTCGCCCACTCCCGGGTCCGAGCTCGATCATCTGGAGCAGAGCCTGCCGATCAGTAGGGCGCGGACGCGAAGGAACGTGAAGTCCGTTTACGCCACGCCGGTCGACGACGACGCGCCGGGCCGCGGGAAGGACGTCACCGAGTCGCCGCGGTCCGGCAGAAAGCGGGCCACGGAGAAAGAAGCCGCGGCGCACGGCACCGAGCCGGACGCGCCTGCTCCGGCGCCGGCGAAGCAGCGCGGCCGTCCTCCGAAGAACCGCAAGCAGCCCGAAGAGATCTCCGCCGCAAAAGCGGAGAAGATGAAAACGGACAACAAGGACGCGGACTCGAATGACTCGGAGAGCGGCGAACGCATTTCAAGAGTCGCTAAAGGGAAAACATCCCCTCATCTCATGAAGGGTTCCTCGAATCCAGTACCCTCAGCTCCAGGCGGCAAGAAAGGAGACAAAGCTGAAGCCGGTGATGAGAGTCAGAGGAAGGCGACGGACGCAGACGGTTTGTCCTCACAGCATTCCTCAGATTCAGGCAAAGATTCCTCAGCGAAATCTGATGCAAAGAAAGGTGAAAAGGAGAAACTAGGCGCCGAACCGAGCACAGACAAGGACGACAAGACGTGCGAGGGGAAATCGAACGGGAGAGAGGCCGACGCTCCGGTCGCTGAGGAGAAACTTCTCCCAGAGAAAGACAAGACCCCGAGAGGAAAGATCAGGTCGTCACCGGTCCTCAAAGACCTGCAGATCAGAATAAACATCGCCGAGGTCAAAGAGCTCCTGCAACTAGGCGACGAGGAGTTCGGCAATCAGGAGGACTCGTCGAAGGAGGCCAGAGCCGGTGAGCCAGAGGAGCTCAACGAGTGCCCCGACGAGGAGAAGCAGGACGCAGAACCCGCAAAGAGCTCCTTCTCACAGGAGCGGGAGTTGGAGCAGGCGGTGGAGAACATCGCCAAACTCACCGAGCCGGCGTTCCCGACGGAGCCGTCGACCCCGCCCGTCCCTCCCGCCGAGGTAAAGGGGCATCCAGAGGAGGAGAAGCCTTGTAACCCCGCCAGCGAGACGGAGCTGATGGCCGCTATAGACTCGATAAAGACCGAGGATCCGGGCGAGGCGCTCCCCGCGGCGGCTCCGCTCTGCCCACAGCCTGAGATCCACGAGTTCGTCCAGCCGGGCAAGGCGGAAGAACCCGAAACCGCGACGCAGGAGGAGCCGGTGCTCTCTAATACACCCAAAAAGGGCAAcaagggaagacccagaacacCGAAACGATCCAAAGCCCCAAAGCACGCCAGAAAGGACGTAAAAGAAGACCCGCCGTTAAGCGAGGAGCTGCCGGCGCCCTTAGCTGAGAGCGCAGCTTCTGACGTGAAGACGACGTGTGAGAAGCCGCCGTCCGCCGCGGCTGCTGCCGTCATCACTCCCACGACCTGGAAACCCGAGGCTGAACCTCCGGCGGTCAAAGCGGCAGCGCAAATGGAGTCGGCGTCGTCTGTGGAGGAGCAAACGGCGGCCGTGAAACCCGCACCCCCCCAGGCTAAGAGCCCCGTCTACCCGAAGCCCCAGCAGCTGCCGGCTGACTGCGCCTCTCCGTCTCCGGCGTCGAACCGGCAAAACCTGCGGGCCGTTCAGACGAGTAGAGCGCCGGCTTCTCCGCCCGACTGGCGGCACCCGCCGAAGGATGCGTGCGTTCCCTCGGCTCATATAGTGTCAGCGGCAGCCAAGGAAGGCCAgccggccgccgccgccgccgcggacTCCAACAGCAAAGAGCTCGACCACGGCACGAGTGACCTGAGGCAGATCCTCATGAAACCTAAAAGCATTTCAAATCCAGGAGGCAGCTCGGCTCCCTCCAGTCTGCCGGGCCTCCGAGAGCAGAATCCCTCTGAGAGCAATCCCGCCATCACGGCTGCGATCCAGAGTAGCTCCCCGCTCACCGCCGACGGTAAGACGCACCCGCCGGCTCCCGTCGTCCGGACGCCCCCCGCCGAGGCCAAATCTGTGATCTCCGTCATCGCGTCCACGGCCACGTCTGTCATCAGTCGCGTGTGCAACCCGCCCGAGTCCGAGGAGAAGGCGATGCTGAACAGCGGGAACCCCCCCATGGACGTGGCTGTGCAGAAGACGGCCTACAGGCCCTGCAAAGACGACGGCGGGCCCGCCTTCAGCGCCGGCTCTTGCTCGGGTCTCAGGGTGAACACGTCTGAGGGCGTGGTGGTGCTGAGCCACTCGGGCCAGAAAACAGAGGGACCCCTGAGGATCAGCGCCAAGATTAGCCAGATCCCTCAAGCGACTGCGGGCGACATCGAGTCCCAGCAGCTGGTGTCGATCCCCCAGATTAAGCAAGACGTGTACGGCCACGCTCAGTCGGGACACCAGAAGGGGGCTTCGCAGGCCGACCACGGCCATCCGGGGAAACCCCTGTCCTCCATCAAGCAGGAGAGCAGCGGTTTGGAGAAGATGGATCCAGGCTACCAGTCCCAGGGGGTTGTGAAGCGTCTCCCGCAGGGCAACCAGCAGGGGATGGCTTATCACCAGGACTACCTGTCGTtaaaacaccagaagaagatGGAGAGCGTTGATCCTCACGGCAACGACGGCGCCAAGCCGCCCTGGACGTCGGCCATAAGCCCGGCCATCAGCCCACACCTGCCCTCGCCCCCCGGCAACCACGTGGCGTTCGTCACGGCGGCCGGCGAGAGAGCGCCGTCGCATCTCGGCGGCATCAAACAAGAGCCGCGGTCGCCGCGTAAGTCGGGCCACCCGCACCCGACGTTCTCCAAGGTGTCGTCGCCCCTCGGCTCCTCGTCGCCAAAGGGGATCCCCGTGATGCTGTCGTCCGCGCTCAACCCCATGCAGCAGTACATCTCCGGCGTGCACCACCCGGAGCAGTCCGTCATCATGCCGCCTCACAACGTGCCGGGCGGCCTGGGCCGCATGTCCCCTCACTGCGTCTCCCAGTCCATCCCGGTGGGACATCTCGTCCAGGGGGACGTCCGGGTGAACACGCCGCCGCTGTCCGTGATGAACTACGTGCACGGCGAGCAGCTGGCCTCCCCCTGGTCCGGCTCCATGCAGCAGCGTTCCTCCTCCCCGCAGGCGGTCGGCAGGGACAAGGTCCTCAAAGTCAACCACGGGTCGATGCGGACTCACGAGGGCGAGCAGGACGAGTCCAGACACTTCCACCAAGCGGCGAGGCCCTCCGCCGCCCTGCCGTCGGAGACGCGGGGACCTTTGAGGACGAACGTGCCGTTGGAGACCCTCATGGCTCAGAGGGAGATGCACGTGCACCTGCACCAGCACGGGGAAACCCTGCCGCCCGCTTTGTCTCCGAGACCTCACATTCTGGCCAAAAGCGTCTCCGAGAAGGACATGAAGTCGCTGGACGCGAAGCGGCCGCACTCTCCTCTCCCGAAGGACGGCATGATGGGGATCCGACAGTCCGGCGCCGCGATCGCGTCCCCCCAGAGGGTCTCCCTGATGCAGCCCGGCGGCTCCTTCTCCGAGTACTCTTCCATGTACCCCAACCGCATGCACGCTCAGATCCCCGACACCTCCGTGGGGCACGGCCAGCCGCCGCTGAACGTCACGCCCAGCATG ggtgCAAATCTCCAGCCTAAACCGGACGGCAAGATGACCCAGCCTGCCAACATGGTGCAGCTGCTCACG AAGTACCCCATCGTGTGGCAAGGCCTCCTGGCGCTGAAGAACGACACCGCCGCCGTCCAGCTGCATTTTGTCTGCGGCAACCAAGCCCTGACTCATCGATCGCTGCCGGTGCAAGAAGGAGGCGCTCTGCTGAGGATCGTCCAGAGGATGAGGCTGGAGGCCTCTCAGTTGGAGAGCGTAGCCAGAAGAATGACG GGCGACAGTGATTACTGTCTTCTGCTTGCTCTGCCATGCGGACGAGATCAAGAAGATGTCATAAACCAAACCCAAGCTCTTAAATCTGCCTTCATCAACTACTTGCAGGCCAAACTAGCAGCTGGTATCATCAATATCCCCAATCCGGGTTCCAATCAG ccCGCCTATGTGCTCCAGATTTTCCCGCCCTGTGAGTTTTCCGAGAGCCACTTGTCACAGCTTGCCCCCGACCTTCTGAACAGGATCTCCAGCATCTCGCCACACCTCATGATTGTCATCACCTCTGTGTAA